TATCGCCTCTTTGGCATAAGCCGATTTCAATAGGCTCTGAATAGCAACCTCCCGAATCCCTTCCTTTCCCAGAAGGGAGAGATAAATGACAGCGGAAAGGGCGCAAAGGGATTCATTGGTGCAGATATTTGAAGTTGCCCTCTCTCTCCGTATATGCTGCTCCCGTGTGGAAAGGGTGAGCACATAACCAACATTCCCTTCCTTATCTACCGTCTCACCAACCAATCTTCCCGGCATCTGCCTTACATACTTCTCCTTAGTAGCCATAAAACCGAGATAAGGACCACCATAGCTCAGCGGCAGTCCAAACCCTTGTCCTTCTCCCACTACGATATCAGCACCGAAATCGGATGGAGGCTTCAATATGCCAAGGGAAACGGGGTCTCCTATTGCCACGATGAAGAGCGCGCCCCTCTCTTTTAAGGTGGACTGAACCTGAGCAAGCTCCTCCACTACCCCAAAGAAATTGGGATACTGCACCACTACTGAGGAGGTATCATCGTTTAACTCTGAAGCCAACTTGTCGTAATCCGTCTTACCCGTCTCGTCCACTGGTATCTCTATGAGCTCAGCCCCCAGATGTTGCAGATAAGTGGCAACCACTTGCCGATACTCAGGATGAACCGCCTCCGAAATAATCACCCGGGAACGCTTGTTTATCCTCCGAGCCATAAGGATCGCTTCCGCCAAAGCAGTTCCTCCTTCATACATACTGGCGTTAGCCACCTCCATCCCAGTGAGCTGACATATCAGGGTCTGGTACTCAAAGATAGCCTGAAGTGTTCCTTGACTTATCTCCGGCTGGTAAGGGGTATAGGCGGTATAAAACTCAGAGCGAGAGATCAACTGATCTATGGCAACTGGAATGAAATGACGGTAAGCACCGCCTCCTATAAAGAAAGAGTAATCGGCAAGGGGGGCATTCTTCTGAGCAAGCCTTTTAATATGACGGATAAGCTCAGGCTCGGTAAGGGGAGAAGGGAGGGAGAGCTTACTTCTAAGCCTCACCTCCTCCGGTATCGGGGCAAAAAGGTCATCGATATCCTTTACCCCGATCTCGGTGAGCATCTCCCTTATCTCTTCCTCGGTCAAAGGAAGGTATCGTCTCATTCGCCCTTTTCCTCCTTAATGTATGCCTCATAACGCGCGGCATCGAATAGATCGTCAAGC
The DNA window shown above is from Acidobacteriota bacterium and carries:
- the gcvPA gene encoding aminomethyl-transferring glycine dehydrogenase subunit GcvPA translates to MRRYLPLTEEEIREMLTEIGVKDIDDLFAPIPEEVRLRSKLSLPSPLTEPELIRHIKRLAQKNAPLADYSFFIGGGAYRHFIPVAIDQLISRSEFYTAYTPYQPEISQGTLQAIFEYQTLICQLTGMEVANASMYEGGTALAEAILMARRINKRSRVIISEAVHPEYRQVVATYLQHLGAELIEIPVDETGKTDYDKLASELNDDTSSVVVQYPNFFGVVEELAQVQSTLKERGALFIVAIGDPVSLGILKPPSDFGADIVVGEGQGFGLPLSYGGPYLGFMATKEKYVRQMPGRLVGETVDKEGNVGYVLTLSTREQHIRRERATSNICTNESLCALSAVIYLSLLGKEGIREVAIQSLLKSAYAKEAISRVSGFKLRFSGATFNEFVVESEDEPGEVRKRLLREKILFGIPLGRFYPKLSKTLLVTVTEVNTREEIDRLVKALEG